One Engystomops pustulosus chromosome 7, aEngPut4.maternal, whole genome shotgun sequence DNA window includes the following coding sequences:
- the TMEM121 gene encoding transmembrane protein 121 produces the protein MVLPPPDKRHVCLTTIVIMTSMAFMDAYLVEQNQGPRKIGVCIIVLVGDICFLIVLRYVAVWVGAEVKTAKRGYAMILWFLYIFVLEIKLYFIFQNYKADKKNVDTVARKALTLLLSISVPGLYLVLVSLDSMEYVRTFRKKEDLRGRLFWVALDLLDILDIQANLWEPHKTGLPIWAEGLMFFYCYILLLILPCVSLSEISMQGEHIAPQKMMLYPVLSLVTINIVTIFIRVVNMILFQDSRVSTIFIGKNIIAISTKVCTFLEYRKQVKEFPQNTIALELQQNSISHNQTIHNTQGVNHEQSPSREIMDT, from the coding sequence ATGGTTCTTCCACCTCCAGACAAGCGTCATGTGTGTCTTACAACAATCGTCATCATGACCAGCATGGCCTTCATGGATGCATATCTGGTGGAGCAAAACCAAGGCCCGAGAAAGATTGGGGTCTGCATCATCGTGCTGGTCGGAGACATCTGCTTCTTGATTGTTCTGCGCTATGTGGCCGTCTGGGTCGGAGCGGAAGTAAAAACAGCCAAGAGAGGATATGCAATGATTTTGTGGTTTCTGTACATATTTGTTTTGGaaattaaattatattttatatttcagaaTTACAAGGCGGATAAGAAAAACGTAGATACGGTGGCGCGAAAAGCACTGACGTTACTCCTATCCATTTCTGTCCCAGGGCTTTACTTGGTTCTGGTGTCACTAGACAGCATGGAGTATGTGAGGACATTCAGGAAAAAGGAGGATTTGAGGGGTCGTCTCTTTTGGGTGGCCCTCGACTTACTTGACATTTTGGATATCCAGGCTAATTTGTGGGAGCCACATAAAACAGGACTTCCTATATGGGCAGAGGGACTCATGTTTTTTTACTGTTACATCTTACTTTTGATTTTACCTTGTGTCTCTTTGAGTGAAATAAGcatgcagggggagcacattgctCCTCAGAAGATGATGCTTTACCCCGTCCTCAGCCTGGTGACCATCAACATTGTCACCATTTTTATCCGAGTGGTCAACATGATTTTATTTCAGGACAGCAGAGTCTCCACCATCTTCATCGGCAAGAATATTATTGCAATATCCACCAAGGTCTGCACTTTCTTGGAATACAGGAAGCAAGTGAAGGAATTTCCGCAGAATACGATTGCATTAGAACTACAGCAGAATTCAATTTCACATAATCAGACAATTCACAATACACAAGGAGTCAACCACGAGCAGTCTCCTTCCAGGGAAATCATGGATACATGA